A part of Candidatus Paceibacterota bacterium genomic DNA contains:
- a CDS encoding ParB/RepB/Spo0J family partition protein — protein MKNDAVRPQFENNAIFWIEVEKIKPNPYQPRHDFDEARLKDLAESIRQYGVLQPLVVTRGEVEKATGGLAVEYELISGERRLRASKIAGLSQVPAIIRSGTEDAKLKLELAIIENLQREDLNPVDRARAFERLTSEFNFKHNEVAAKVGKSREYVTNSLRILSLPPEMITALSEGKITEGHTRPLLMLGTRPEEQQTLYKEILLKHLTVRESESISRRIAYDRARKKETTFDPEIIEMEEKLTESLGTRVHIEQKEVGGKILIDFFSNDDLHSILNLLRTNGKGKKPNEMLQNYLASQAPAVSKDTPMDPVAVNDKPKIEETKDDDTDLYSVKNFTV, from the coding sequence ATGAAAAATGATGCTGTGCGTCCACAATTCGAGAACAATGCCATTTTCTGGATTGAAGTTGAGAAGATAAAACCAAACCCTTACCAGCCTCGACACGACTTTGACGAGGCACGGCTGAAAGATCTTGCTGAATCAATCCGGCAATATGGAGTGCTCCAGCCTCTTGTTGTCACCCGAGGCGAAGTAGAAAAGGCTACGGGCGGTCTCGCAGTTGAATATGAGCTTATTTCTGGCGAGCGCCGTCTTCGTGCTTCAAAAATTGCCGGTCTCTCCCAAGTTCCTGCAATTATCCGAAGCGGAACAGAAGATGCAAAATTAAAGCTCGAACTTGCGATCATCGAAAACCTTCAACGTGAAGATTTGAATCCAGTTGACCGAGCACGGGCATTCGAACGTCTCACCAGTGAATTTAATTTTAAACACAATGAAGTTGCTGCCAAAGTAGGAAAGAGCCGTGAATATGTTACAAATAGTCTCCGAATTCTTTCACTTCCGCCGGAGATGATAACCGCGCTTTCCGAAGGGAAAATCACCGAAGGACACACCCGTCCGCTTCTCATGCTTGGAACGCGCCCTGAAGAACAGCAAACGCTCTACAAAGAAATTCTTCTCAAACACCTTACTGTTCGGGAATCAGAAAGCATCTCGCGAAGAATTGCGTACGACAGAGCTCGCAAGAAAGAAACCACTTTTGATCCGGAAATTATCGAGATGGAAGAAAAATTGACCGAGTCGCTAGGAACTCGCGTTCATATCGAACAAAAAGAAGTCGGGGGAAAAATTCTGATTGATTTCTTTTCGAATGATGACCTGCACAGCATTCTCAATCTCTTGCGTACAAATGGAAAAGGTAAGAAACCCAATGAGATGTTGCAAAATTATTTGGCTTCCCAAGCTCCGGCCGTTTCTAAAGACACTCCTATGGACCCGGTTGCTGTAAATGACAAGCCGAAAATAGAGGAAACGAAGGACGACGATACTGATCTCTATTCAGTTAAGAATTTTACTGTCTAA